The following proteins are co-located in the Bacteroidales bacterium genome:
- a CDS encoding inorganic phosphate transporter produces MLFLVFISSGLFLGWSLGANDASNIFGSAVGSKMLSFRNAAIIASIFVVIGAVFQGRGGSETLNQLGSVDALGGAFTVALCAAFIVFIMTQRSLPVSTSQAIVGAIIGWSAFTGNPTDYKVLGKIMGSWVSGPLLGMLFAAGLFVLMRWFLRKSKIHVIKLDYYIRIGLIVVGAFGAYSLGANNIANVMGVFFSSAPSLELDFGILTLDGVQILFLLGGLAIALGIFTYSKRVMNKVGNGILSLTPEAAIVVVLAHSLVLFIFSAQSLATLISSLGLPPLPMVPVSSTQVVIGSLLGIGMVKGVREIKFKALWGVAIGWILTPIAAGVLTYVVLFFVQNVFNMQVTLSRLPETIAQPRPAELQEAVEKINMVLPGIFIAAAAIIIVLVVLYFNQQKLRMKAENELLFEQNQSYTSQKVLNELALNVIQMENELLNSKLESKRREFINVALNITEQRSFLDNVATDLDHIIKESDHQEGKSKLAELLLLIKQKMSFSTETAEFYTRIEKIHKDFQTKLEAGFPDLTDQEKRLATLLRVNLSTKEIASLMNITPKSVEIARYRLRKKLKLTKGDNLIQYLTNL; encoded by the coding sequence ATGCTGTTTCTCGTTTTCATATCTAGCGGTCTTTTCCTGGGTTGGTCACTCGGGGCAAATGACGCGTCCAACATTTTCGGTTCGGCGGTTGGTTCAAAGATGCTGAGTTTTAGGAATGCGGCCATTATCGCAAGTATTTTTGTTGTGATAGGGGCTGTATTTCAAGGCCGCGGAGGCTCCGAAACGCTTAATCAACTTGGCTCTGTTGATGCATTAGGCGGAGCATTTACAGTGGCATTATGCGCAGCATTTATCGTTTTTATTATGACCCAGCGGAGCCTGCCTGTTTCCACAAGCCAGGCAATTGTTGGCGCAATTATAGGCTGGAGTGCCTTTACGGGAAATCCGACTGATTACAAGGTATTGGGAAAGATCATGGGATCGTGGGTTAGCGGGCCTTTACTAGGAATGCTATTTGCCGCCGGGCTATTTGTACTTATGCGTTGGTTTCTGCGAAAAAGCAAAATCCATGTTATTAAACTGGATTATTACATCCGGATTGGTTTGATAGTAGTTGGCGCTTTTGGAGCCTACAGTTTGGGCGCTAACAACATTGCAAATGTCATGGGTGTTTTTTTCAGCTCGGCACCGAGTCTCGAACTTGATTTTGGCATCCTTACACTCGATGGTGTTCAGATACTCTTTTTGTTGGGAGGACTTGCCATAGCGCTTGGAATTTTCACTTACAGCAAACGGGTCATGAACAAGGTTGGAAACGGCATACTCTCACTCACACCCGAAGCCGCCATTGTAGTTGTACTGGCCCATTCATTGGTGCTTTTTATATTTTCAGCGCAATCGTTGGCCACACTCATTTCATCATTGGGGCTGCCTCCTTTGCCAATGGTACCCGTTTCGAGCACACAGGTGGTAATTGGATCGCTTTTAGGTATTGGCATGGTAAAAGGGGTTCGCGAAATAAAGTTTAAAGCGTTATGGGGCGTTGCAATTGGTTGGATACTTACACCTATAGCTGCCGGGGTACTCACCTATGTTGTGCTGTTTTTTGTGCAGAATGTCTTTAACATGCAGGTTACACTGAGCCGGTTGCCCGAAACCATTGCACAGCCCAGACCTGCTGAGTTACAAGAAGCTGTTGAAAAAATAAACATGGTGTTGCCCGGAATATTCATTGCTGCTGCAGCAATCATTATTGTGCTGGTAGTGCTTTATTTTAACCAGCAGAAACTCAGGATGAAAGCCGAGAACGAACTGTTGTTTGAGCAGAACCAATCGTACACATCGCAAAAAGTTTTGAATGAGTTGGCGCTGAATGTGATCCAGATGGAGAACGAATTGCTGAACAGTAAGCTGGAGTCAAAGCGAAGGGAATTCATAAATGTGGCGCTTAATATTACCGAGCAGCGGTCATTCCTCGATAATGTTGCAACGGATCTTGACCATATTATTAAAGAAAGCGACCACCAGGAGGGCAAAAGCAAATTAGCAGAGTTGCTTTTGCTTATCAAACAGAAAATGTCGTTTTCAACTGAAACTGCGGAGTTTTACACAAGGATCGAAAAAATACATAAGGATTTCCAAACCAAGCTCGAGGCTGGATTTCCTGATTTAACCGATCAGGAAAAACGACTGGCCACTCTACTGCGGGTTAATCTTTCAACCAAGGAAATAGCTTCGCTGATGAACATTACACCCAAAAGCGTAGAGATAGCACGGTATCGTTTAAGGAAAAAACTCAAGCTAACCAAAGGGGATAACCTGATTCAGTATCTCACGAATTTATGA
- a CDS encoding porin — protein MKQKSVLLSIVLSILCLVSFAQTRIVNGKVTSSDGDVPLANVSVRLKGAITVAQTKEDGTFSIEVHQGSTDMLIFSHPDHDEIEFFLNGNTTAKVQMTVNIRYNQYGVRVNRNPLFVEERNGILVFENKDQTHRVWYDVRVQADGAMFFGETYNDIGNGTSIRRARFAVKTEFAKHWYAEFDMDIANSQLELKDAYLQRSFGKNFELRVGNFKESYSMESTTTSRYLTFMERPMAVHCFAPSRHIGLAANYNKNWLLALGGIYFQKVDDIEERTFSLDNNKDFGIDEGYSLTGKLVIMPFYNDMNKGLHFGVAGSYRTPKSDAEVAGTHRYSVRSLTSINRKKYMDTDLIGKVDNTTLGGFELAGYYKNIRIQSEYLMSSVNRLEDLETLNFDGGYVFGSWLLFGGKYNYNTSEGEFTQVTRGKSWGDVELALRFDYLSLNSDMETLMGGAGEGITFGLNYYANNNVKIMLNYAYLNHDRYASGKNKLFVGYDANGELTRIPQLVVDGKGKAGEDYSMISLRFEVDF, from the coding sequence ATGAAACAGAAAAGTGTTTTATTAAGCATCGTGCTAAGCATCTTATGCCTGGTTTCGTTTGCACAAACCCGGATTGTTAACGGCAAAGTAACATCTTCGGATGGCGATGTTCCGCTGGCCAATGTCAGCGTACGCCTGAAAGGAGCAATCACTGTTGCCCAAACGAAAGAGGATGGAACTTTTTCAATTGAAGTGCATCAGGGATCAACGGATATGTTGATATTTTCACACCCGGATCACGATGAAATTGAATTCTTCCTGAACGGTAACACTACGGCCAAGGTTCAAATGACCGTAAACATACGCTATAATCAATACGGCGTAAGGGTAAACCGCAACCCATTATTTGTTGAAGAGCGGAATGGAATCCTTGTTTTTGAGAACAAGGATCAGACCCATAGGGTTTGGTACGATGTACGCGTCCAGGCTGATGGTGCCATGTTTTTTGGCGAAACCTATAACGATATAGGCAATGGAACTTCTATTCGGCGCGCACGTTTTGCAGTTAAAACAGAGTTTGCCAAACATTGGTACGCTGAATTTGATATGGATATTGCCAATTCACAGCTTGAACTGAAGGATGCCTATTTACAACGCAGTTTTGGTAAAAACTTTGAATTAAGGGTTGGTAACTTCAAAGAAAGTTATTCGATGGAATCAACAACTACTTCCCGTTACCTTACATTCATGGAAAGGCCAATGGCCGTTCATTGCTTCGCCCCATCCCGCCACATTGGACTTGCAGCCAATTATAATAAAAACTGGCTACTTGCCCTCGGCGGCATCTATTTCCAAAAGGTGGATGACATTGAGGAGAGAACCTTCTCACTCGACAATAACAAAGACTTTGGCATAGATGAAGGCTACTCGCTGACCGGGAAACTGGTTATCATGCCATTTTATAACGATATGAATAAAGGACTGCATTTTGGTGTGGCAGGTTCATACCGCACTCCCAAATCCGATGCCGAAGTGGCCGGAACGCATAGGTATAGTGTGCGCTCACTTACTTCCATCAACAGGAAGAAATATATGGATACCGACCTTATCGGGAAAGTTGACAATACAACCCTGGGCGGTTTTGAACTGGCCGGATATTACAAAAACATCAGGATACAAAGTGAATACCTGATGAGCAGTGTTAACAGGTTAGAGGATTTGGAAACCCTCAATTTCGATGGCGGATATGTGTTTGGAAGCTGGCTGCTGTTTGGTGGTAAATACAATTATAACACCAGCGAAGGAGAATTTACCCAGGTAACACGCGGCAAGTCGTGGGGCGATGTTGAACTGGCCTTACGTTTTGATTACCTCAGCCTGAACAGTGATATGGAAACGCTGATGGGTGGCGCAGGCGAAGGCATAACTTTTGGCCTGAATTATTACGCAAACAATAACGTAAAAATTATGCTTAACTATGCTTACCTGAACCATGACCGTTATGCAAGTGGAAAGAACAAGCTGTTTGTAGGATACGATGCCAATGGCGAACTCACCCGCATCCCACAGCTTGTGGTTGATGGTAAAGGCAAGGCCGGAGAAGACTATAGCATGATAAGCCTCAGGTTCGAAGTTGATTTTTGA
- a CDS encoding lamin tail domain-containing protein yields the protein MKTKYLVLIALVLSLAFNGCVKDEIFQGPPIISDMVLNPQVPSENQAVTVTVKVTDMNELKTVTLHYTPGSGARVSIPMTSTVNNLFTAQIPGQAADVTVNFYIEAENNSGKISYHPSGAPATTAAYTVGAPLIVMNEIYSRGLPEDPDWIEIYNGSDVPVDISGYTVYDNGGQSGAKPKLPVPDGTIIPAKGFYVVVTDIGGENGFGISSGGEELWLENDKGNVIDNVNCLAMDITQSYGRNPDGVGSWELLNTITRGGANSTSAPAPLVKMNEIFSQGAVDNPDWIELHNGSNFTAEIGGYKIYDSGGQSGSKPKFEIPAGTTIPAFGFVVIVVDDGTASGFGLSSGGEEVWLENAAGTILDNATFPALEATQSYGRYPDGTENWQVLFVVTRGLANDNSTPPPPAPVLMNEIYSRGTTDDPDWIEIYNPTNNPVDISGYKIYDSGGNAGTKPKKEFPAGTSIPAGGFVVIATEGTGDASDFGLSSGGETVWLENIEGSAIDSIAFPAMDVTQSFGRMPDGTENWQLLNTITRGAPNSNATPIVVLLNELYSRGTTEDPDWIEIFNASTTDADISGFKIYDSGGNAGTKPKKEIPAGTIIPAGGFFAIATEGTGDVSDFGLSSGGEKVWLENVANTVIDSVEFIAMEATQSYGRFPDGSENWQILNTITRGSANSNAMPNPIFMNEIFSRGTTEDPDWIEVYNTSTTDFDISGYKIYDSGGQAGTKPKKEFPAGSVIPASGFLVIVVDDADASGFGLSSGGEEVWLENANGELIDDIVFPAMTEVTYSYGRKPDGSANFFIFTEITRGASNNNAATLGK from the coding sequence ATGAAAACAAAGTATTTAGTATTGATCGCGCTAGTACTCAGCCTTGCTTTTAATGGCTGTGTGAAAGATGAAATCTTCCAGGGTCCTCCTATCATCAGTGACATGGTGCTTAATCCGCAGGTTCCTTCCGAAAACCAGGCTGTAACCGTGACTGTGAAAGTGACCGATATGAATGAATTGAAAACGGTAACATTGCATTACACTCCCGGAAGCGGTGCCAGGGTTTCAATTCCGATGACTTCAACTGTTAACAACCTGTTTACTGCGCAAATACCTGGACAGGCAGCAGATGTAACTGTCAATTTTTATATAGAGGCTGAAAACAATTCTGGTAAAATATCTTATCATCCTTCCGGCGCCCCAGCTACAACTGCTGCTTACACAGTAGGTGCACCACTTATTGTTATGAATGAGATATATTCCCGTGGTCTTCCTGAGGATCCGGATTGGATTGAAATATACAATGGTTCTGATGTACCTGTTGATATCAGTGGTTATACAGTTTATGATAATGGAGGTCAATCCGGAGCCAAACCAAAACTTCCAGTTCCCGATGGAACCATCATTCCTGCAAAAGGATTTTATGTAGTTGTAACCGATATTGGCGGTGAAAACGGCTTTGGAATTTCAAGCGGAGGCGAAGAACTTTGGCTGGAAAACGACAAAGGGAATGTCATTGACAATGTGAATTGTCTGGCTATGGATATTACACAGAGTTATGGCCGCAATCCCGATGGCGTGGGTAGCTGGGAGTTGCTGAATACTATCACCCGTGGCGGAGCCAATAGCACATCTGCTCCTGCCCCGCTGGTCAAAATGAATGAAATTTTCAGCCAGGGCGCAGTTGATAACCCGGATTGGATTGAACTTCACAATGGTTCTAATTTTACTGCTGAAATTGGTGGATATAAAATTTATGACAGCGGCGGACAATCGGGAAGTAAACCGAAATTTGAAATCCCGGCTGGTACTACCATTCCGGCATTCGGATTCGTGGTTATCGTGGTTGATGATGGAACTGCCAGTGGTTTTGGGCTCTCAAGCGGAGGAGAAGAAGTTTGGCTGGAAAATGCTGCCGGAACCATCCTTGATAATGCAACCTTCCCGGCACTTGAGGCTACGCAGTCGTACGGCAGATATCCCGATGGCACTGAAAACTGGCAGGTTTTGTTTGTGGTTACCCGTGGTTTAGCAAATGACAATTCCACTCCTCCTCCACCCGCACCGGTGCTGATGAATGAAATATATTCACGGGGAACTACTGATGATCCCGATTGGATTGAAATTTATAATCCTACAAACAATCCGGTTGATATCAGCGGGTATAAAATCTATGACAGCGGCGGCAATGCCGGAACCAAACCCAAGAAAGAATTTCCGGCCGGAACATCCATCCCCGCAGGTGGTTTTGTCGTGATCGCAACTGAAGGCACAGGCGACGCAAGCGATTTTGGTCTTTCCAGCGGAGGCGAAACAGTCTGGCTCGAAAATATTGAAGGATCAGCTATAGATAGCATTGCTTTTCCGGCGATGGATGTAACCCAATCCTTTGGGCGCATGCCTGATGGAACCGAAAACTGGCAATTGCTGAATACAATCACCAGGGGAGCGCCAAACAGCAATGCGACGCCCATTGTCGTACTATTGAATGAACTATATTCCCGTGGCACAACTGAAGATCCTGATTGGATTGAAATATTTAACGCCTCAACAACCGATGCTGATATTAGCGGTTTCAAGATTTATGACAGCGGTGGCAATGCAGGCACCAAGCCTAAGAAAGAAATCCCGGCAGGTACAATCATTCCGGCAGGTGGTTTCTTTGCGATCGCAACTGAAGGCACAGGCGATGTAAGTGATTTTGGCCTGTCAAGTGGAGGCGAAAAGGTATGGCTCGAAAATGTAGCTAATACGGTGATTGACAGCGTTGAATTTATAGCAATGGAAGCAACTCAAAGCTACGGGCGTTTCCCTGATGGTTCGGAGAATTGGCAGATTCTGAACACGATAACACGGGGTTCAGCAAATAGCAATGCGATGCCAAATCCCATATTTATGAATGAAATATTTTCAAGAGGAACTACTGAAGATCCCGACTGGATTGAAGTTTATAACACTTCAACTACAGACTTTGATATCAGTGGGTATAAAATTTATGACAGTGGCGGACAGGCCGGCACAAAACCTAAAAAGGAATTTCCGGCCGGTTCAGTTATTCCGGCATCAGGATTCCTTGTGATTGTGGTTGACGATGCCGATGCAAGCGGTTTTGGATTATCCAGTGGCGGAGAGGAAGTTTGGCTCGAAAATGCAAATGGTGAGCTGATTGACGATATCGTTTTTCCGGCGATGACGGAAGTCACCTATTCATACGGTCGCAAACCTGACGGATCGGCTAATTTTTTCATCTTCACTGAGATAACCAGGGGCGCTTCAAATAACAATGCTGCAACATTAGGCAAATAG
- a CDS encoding CYTH domain-containing protein, translated as MAQEIERKFLVKGEFKPFSQKQTRITQGYLSSVPERTVRVRIKGDKGFITIKGIGSASGASRYEWEKEIPVAEVDELLKICEPGVIDKTRYLVKAGKHTFEVDEFYGENQGLVVAEVELESEEENFERPDWLGEEVTGDVRYFNSMLMKEPYSKW; from the coding sequence ATGGCACAAGAAATAGAACGTAAATTTTTGGTGAAAGGCGAATTTAAACCCTTTTCACAGAAACAAACCCGCATCACCCAGGGTTATCTTTCATCGGTTCCGGAACGCACGGTGAGGGTTCGGATCAAAGGCGACAAAGGATTTATAACCATCAAAGGAATCGGAAGCGCTTCTGGTGCAAGCCGCTATGAATGGGAAAAGGAAATCCCTGTTGCTGAAGTGGACGAACTGTTGAAAATCTGCGAACCGGGCGTAATTGACAAAACCCGTTACCTGGTGAAAGCAGGAAAGCATACCTTTGAAGTGGATGAATTTTATGGTGAAAACCAGGGACTGGTGGTAGCCGAAGTTGAACTGGAATCAGAAGAGGAAAACTTTGAGAGACCCGATTGGCTGGGCGAAGAAGTAACCGGCGATGTGCGTTACTTCAACTCCATGCTGATGAAAGAACCGTATAGTAAATGGTAG
- a CDS encoding DASS family sodium-coupled anion symporter — translation MADQEKHLIENGVEKGFDPLDMHNYRIEKLPKRQKSDFERYLAMAGPPLALIAFFLLGFVIKIPFLQEIDAASLVDNAARKAFDKIGPEAFIRSNYLMLAIFVAAIILWITEAIPNYLTSLILIVSLVLTGVLPEKEAYAQLGHPVMWLNIMSFVLASMLVKTGVAKRFALWFILRFGKNASNIFLSFIVINMVLSAFISATTAKAAILLPIFMVIAAIYGARSGDGKNNFGRSIVLQNLLNINLGAGAFLTGSGANLLAAAIIGGAIGGTIYFSDWMQAMFPVMLILMFTGYILAMKVFFPLPENERVPQIKGGMERLRNEYVKLGKIDFQEVKATIIFILILTFWATDKLHGISATAVAFVGAIVALLPGIGIVKWNDVDIPWHLMLFSAGAYALGSGFAITDLPSISVNAFFDHLGIGDQTHFWVLYLLLTGVMIFSALIFQSKTMRAMIFVPIAIGVANRFGYPVISLALPVAFMIEHVYVLPFNSKPAALLYETDMYSYGDSFKFGFTMMVTGWLLNIVAGETWFRYLGITPDGVFGIF, via the coding sequence ATGGCTGACCAGGAAAAGCATCTCATTGAAAATGGTGTCGAAAAAGGGTTCGATCCGTTGGACATGCACAATTACCGTATTGAAAAACTTCCAAAACGGCAAAAGTCGGATTTTGAACGATACCTGGCCATGGCTGGGCCACCGCTGGCGCTTATTGCCTTTTTCCTGCTTGGTTTTGTAATCAAAATTCCATTTTTGCAGGAAATTGATGCGGCCAGCCTGGTAGATAATGCAGCGAGAAAGGCTTTTGATAAAATAGGCCCTGAAGCATTCATCCGCAGCAATTATCTGATGCTGGCAATTTTTGTGGCAGCCATAATTCTCTGGATCACCGAAGCCATTCCCAACTATCTTACTTCACTTATTTTAATTGTGAGCCTTGTATTGACCGGTGTTTTACCGGAAAAGGAAGCCTATGCCCAGCTAGGACATCCGGTGATGTGGCTCAATATTATGTCGTTTGTGCTGGCAAGCATGCTCGTGAAAACCGGGGTTGCCAAACGGTTTGCCTTGTGGTTCATACTTCGGTTCGGGAAAAATGCCTCCAACATTTTCCTGAGTTTTATCGTCATCAATATGGTGTTGTCGGCTTTTATCTCTGCCACAACGGCCAAAGCAGCAATTCTGTTGCCGATATTTATGGTCATTGCGGCCATTTACGGCGCACGCAGCGGCGATGGCAAGAATAATTTTGGCCGCAGCATTGTATTGCAAAACCTGCTCAACATCAATCTTGGCGCGGGGGCTTTTCTTACAGGTTCAGGCGCCAACCTTCTTGCTGCTGCAATCATTGGAGGTGCTATTGGTGGAACCATTTATTTTTCTGACTGGATGCAGGCCATGTTTCCGGTTATGCTGATCCTGATGTTCACCGGCTATATACTCGCTATGAAGGTGTTCTTTCCCTTACCCGAAAATGAACGTGTTCCGCAAATCAAAGGAGGAATGGAACGTTTGCGCAATGAATACGTCAAACTTGGCAAAATTGATTTCCAGGAAGTGAAGGCAACAATCATTTTTATTCTGATCCTTACTTTCTGGGCTACAGATAAACTGCATGGCATCAGCGCCACCGCAGTGGCCTTTGTGGGAGCAATTGTTGCACTGCTTCCGGGAATCGGGATTGTGAAGTGGAATGATGTTGACATTCCCTGGCACCTGATGCTGTTTTCGGCAGGCGCTTATGCCCTTGGCTCAGGCTTTGCCATCACCGACCTGCCTTCAATCAGCGTCAATGCTTTTTTCGATCATCTTGGCATTGGCGATCAAACCCATTTCTGGGTGCTTTATTTATTACTCACAGGGGTCATGATTTTCAGCGCACTGATTTTTCAATCCAAAACCATGCGGGCAATGATTTTTGTGCCAATAGCAATAGGGGTGGCCAACAGGTTTGGATACCCTGTGATAAGCCTGGCGCTTCCGGTAGCATTTATGATAGAACATGTGTATGTGCTGCCATTTAACAGTAAACCGGCCGCGCTGCTTTATGAAACCGATATGTATAGTTATGGCGATTCTTTTAAATTTGGATTCACCATGATGGTTACAGGCTGGTTGCTGAACATAGTAGCCGGAGAAACCTGGTTCCGTTATCTGGGAATTACACCCGATGGAGTTTTTGGGATATTCTGA
- a CDS encoding T9SS type A sorting domain-containing protein, whose amino-acid sequence MNLMIKPLTLLILLLFALPESQTQVKEAMKLCEHNAFSTANPKSQSYTIDLRTITRLPASLYESSGIVVSNENRIWSHQDSGNENMLYCFDTTGSIIRTLVISNAQNIDWEDLAIDDQNRIYINDAGNNNNNRTDLVIYRIPDPETFTGSFVNAEIISFTFEDQTQFPPPQSNLNFDIEGLIWHDDSLFLFTKNRSVPQNGYCKMYKLPSEPGTYTAILLDSVYLGNTNAMARVTAADILAETGELVLLTETRIVSFTNYTGNRFFNGEMLEYVFTYAPGQNEGLAFITPNRLYMTQEGTGGIPGFLYEIVMPITGIPDGPTGQLKFNVFPNPARDILSISSYFSDPALLELYDIHGKLLYQSEIGSSRQLDVSGFEPGVICVRLTGDNQYFTRKIVKL is encoded by the coding sequence ATGAACCTTATGATAAAACCGCTTACGCTCCTGATCCTGCTTTTATTTGCCCTGCCCGAATCCCAAACACAGGTGAAGGAAGCCATGAAACTGTGCGAACACAACGCTTTTTCAACAGCCAATCCCAAAAGTCAGTCCTATACAATTGATCTCAGGACCATCACAAGGCTACCCGCATCGCTTTATGAAAGCTCTGGGATTGTGGTCAGCAATGAAAACCGGATATGGTCGCACCAAGATTCGGGCAATGAAAACATGCTGTATTGCTTTGATACCACTGGCAGCATAATCCGCACGCTTGTGATTTCAAATGCGCAAAATATTGATTGGGAAGATCTTGCTATTGATGATCAGAACCGGATTTACATTAACGATGCAGGCAATAACAACAACAACCGAACCGATCTTGTGATTTACCGCATCCCCGATCCCGAAACTTTCACGGGCAGTTTTGTCAATGCTGAGATCATCAGCTTTACATTTGAAGATCAAACCCAATTCCCACCCCCTCAGTCAAACCTCAATTTCGATATTGAAGGGCTCATCTGGCATGACGACTCATTGTTTCTTTTCACGAAAAACCGCAGTGTTCCGCAAAATGGCTATTGCAAGATGTATAAGCTTCCATCTGAACCTGGAACATATACTGCTATTTTGCTGGATTCCGTTTATTTGGGAAATACCAATGCCATGGCCCGTGTCACAGCCGCTGATATTCTTGCTGAAACAGGAGAATTGGTTTTACTTACCGAAACCAGAATTGTTTCTTTTACCAACTATACCGGCAACAGGTTTTTTAATGGTGAAATGCTTGAATATGTTTTCACATACGCACCCGGACAAAATGAAGGCCTGGCGTTCATAACGCCAAACAGACTGTACATGACCCAGGAAGGAACAGGAGGAATTCCAGGATTTTTATACGAGATTGTTATGCCAATCACCGGCATACCGGATGGTCCAACCGGTCAGTTGAAGTTTAATGTTTTTCCAAACCCAGCCAGGGATATTCTCAGCATTAGCAGTTATTTTTCTGATCCGGCCTTGCTGGAGCTTTACGATATTCACGGCAAGCTCTTATATCAATCCGAAATAGGCAGCAGCCGTCAGCTTGATGTTTCCGGCTTTGAACCTGGAGTCATTTGCGTCAGGCTCACCGGAGATAATCAGTATTTTACAAGAAAGATTGTTAAATTGTGA